The genomic segment CGCTCGGCGGCGGTATCGCGGAGATCATCTCCAGGAACGTCCCAGAGCTCCAGGTGACCTCGGAGACGGGCAACGCCTCCGCGGCTAACATCAACCTGATAGGCACACACCAGATCGAGATGGCAATGGTTCAGAACGACCTCGCCTACTGGGCCGCCAGGGGGATGAGCCCATTCAAGGAGAAGTACGACAACCAACGAGTGGTCGCCTCTCTCTATCCCGAGCACGTCCACTGCATCACCCTCAAGGGAACCGGAGTCGAGGACATCCTGGACATAAAGGGCAAGAGGGTCTCAGTCGGTGCGCCGGGATCAGGAGTGCTTGGCGATGTCAGCGCCATTCTCAACGTGGCCGAAATGAAGTTCGGCGACATGGAGACCGACTTCCTCGACTTCAACGCGACAACCCAGCGCTTCAAGGATGGCCAGCTCGACGTCGGCTTCGTCGTTGCGGGATATCCCACCTCCTCCATCATGGATCTGGCCACCACTCACGAGGTCGACCTCGTCAGCTTCAACGACAGGTTCATGAATGATCTCGTCGCCAAGTACCCATTCTTCATCAAGGACGTAGTCCCGGCCGGGACGTACCAGGGCGTCGACAAAGACGTGCCGACCCCGGCGGTGATGGCGATGTTGATCTGCGATGCGGATCTCTCCGATGACGTGGTCTACAAGTTTACCAAGGCCCTCTGGGAGAACATCGCAGACCTGCACAAGGTCCACGCCAAGGCCAAGGAGATCACTCTTGAGACAGCCCTCGACGGAGTCTCCGTGCCGGTACACGCAGGCGC from the Synergistaceae bacterium genome contains:
- a CDS encoding TAXI family TRAP transporter solute-binding subunit → MNRKVITGLALLTLFVFAGAASATTFISIATGGTGGTYYPLGGGIAEIISRNVPELQVTSETGNASAANINLIGTHQIEMAMVQNDLAYWAARGMSPFKEKYDNQRVVASLYPEHVHCITLKGTGVEDILDIKGKRVSVGAPGSGVLGDVSAILNVAEMKFGDMETDFLDFNATTQRFKDGQLDVGFVVAGYPTSSIMDLATTHEVDLVSFNDRFMNDLVAKYPFFIKDVVPAGTYQGVDKDVPTPAVMAMLICDADLSDDVVYKFTKALWENIADLHKVHAKAKEITLETALDGVSVPVHAGAAKYYQEVGMSIPEIN